A region from the Campylobacter blaseri genome encodes:
- a CDS encoding NAD(P)/FAD-dependent oxidoreductase, with protein sequence MAKKKILIIGGGMAGMVATILLAKEGLKVTLFERNDKIGKKILATGNGRCNLTNANIKPSNYHSSTKNIFQDIFCQFDLEKTLNFLNDLGLETVKLESGKIYPQSMQAMSVVKALLFYANELGVEIIYNSRVKEIFHKDKFCIKADKKSFYGEYLVITTGGKSYASSGSSGDGYILAKSLGHSITQQMPSIVQLVTDNPYNKSLKGLRVDVEAKLINQKSGNLIRKEYGEILFTDYGISGPVTLQLSTMVAPLLKNGTILDVSVNFFPNFSFDNLDEVLIKRLTKFPLRTIEESLNGFINQRLIIPLLKYADVEHLKKAGNITKQERARLISAFKNYTFSVKDTYTWDQAQVTKGGVSCNEIYENTLESKLIKNLYFAGEILDIDGDCGGYNLQWAISSGAVVAYSILNS encoded by the coding sequence TTGGCAAAAAAGAAAATACTTATTATCGGCGGTGGAATGGCTGGAATGGTTGCAACCATATTGTTAGCAAAAGAAGGTTTAAAAGTTACTCTTTTTGAAAGAAACGATAAAATAGGTAAAAAAATCCTAGCAACTGGAAACGGAAGATGCAATCTTACAAATGCAAATATTAAACCCTCAAACTACCACTCCTCTACTAAAAATATTTTTCAAGATATATTTTGCCAATTTGATTTAGAAAAAACTTTAAATTTCTTAAATGATTTAGGGCTAGAGACCGTAAAGCTTGAAAGTGGTAAAATTTACCCACAATCGATGCAAGCAATGAGCGTTGTTAAAGCATTACTTTTCTATGCAAATGAGCTTGGTGTAGAGATTATATATAACTCAAGAGTTAAAGAAATATTTCACAAAGATAAATTCTGCATAAAAGCAGATAAAAAGAGTTTTTATGGCGAGTATTTAGTTATAACAACTGGTGGAAAAAGCTATGCTAGCTCAGGCTCAAGCGGAGATGGTTATATTTTGGCTAAGAGCTTAGGCCACAGCATAACTCAGCAAATGCCTTCTATCGTTCAACTAGTAACAGACAATCCATACAATAAAAGCCTAAAAGGGTTAAGAGTGGATGTAGAGGCAAAACTTATAAATCAAAAAAGTGGCAACTTGATTCGCAAAGAGTATGGTGAGATTTTATTTACCGATTATGGTATTTCTGGCCCTGTCACACTTCAGCTATCAACCATGGTTGCACCTCTTTTAAAAAATGGTACTATACTTGATGTTTCTGTGAATTTTTTTCCAAATTTTTCTTTTGATAATCTAGATGAAGTATTAATAAAAAGGCTTACAAAATTTCCACTTCGAACAATCGAAGAAAGCTTAAATGGGTTTATAAATCAAAGACTAATTATACCTTTATTAAAGTATGCGGATGTGGAACATTTAAAAAAAGCAGGCAATATTACAAAACAAGAAAGAGCTAGGTTAATTAGTGCTTTTAAAAACTATACTTTTAGTGTGAAAGATACTTACACATGGGATCAAGCACAAGTTACAAAAGGCGGTGTTAGTTGTAATGAAATTTATGAAAATACTTTGGAGTCAAAGCTTATAAAAAATCTCTATTTTGCCGGAGAAATTTTGGATATAGATGGAGATTGTGGTGGGTATAATTTACAATGGGCTATTAGCAGTGGTGCTGTTGTGGCTTATAGTATTTTAAACTCATAA
- a CDS encoding thioredoxin fold domain-containing protein — translation MIKIFLLILAPMFLVVMLLTETSGANSESKIQNIFTSNLDNDEISNSYDDIINQTFKDVAKIDPNDKQMILIFGANLDPYSNMLKKDIANSKDLQEKLKNIFSSYYFNSYENLRHKQFHEGDFVDVDTKTIIDIYGIKATPTLIFTDKVGKAIIIVPGYMPTKQFLTTMDFMLKKKWKNKNRKNGEVYQALKEFYIDNGIEIRQKDR, via the coding sequence ATGATTAAAATTTTTTTATTAATATTAGCTCCTATGTTTTTAGTAGTAATGTTATTAACAGAAACTAGTGGCGCTAATAGTGAAAGTAAAATCCAAAATATCTTTACTTCAAATCTAGATAATGATGAAATATCAAATAGTTATGATGATATTATAAATCAAACATTTAAGGATGTTGCAAAAATTGATCCAAATGACAAACAAATGATTTTAATTTTTGGCGCAAATTTAGACCCATATTCAAATATGCTAAAAAAAGATATAGCAAATAGTAAAGATTTGCAAGAAAAATTAAAAAATATTTTTTCTTCATATTATTTTAACTCTTATGAAAACTTAAGACATAAACAATTTCATGAAGGTGATTTTGTAGATGTAGATACCAAAACAATTATAGATATATATGGTATTAAAGCAACTCCAACTTTAATCTTTACAGATAAGGTTGGAAAAGCTATTATAATAGTTCCTGGATATATGCCAACAAAACAATTTTTAACAACTATGGATTTTATGTTAAAGAAAAAATGGAAAAATAAAAATAGAAAAAACGGTGAAGTCTATCAAGCTTTAAAAGAATTTTATATTGATAATGGTATAGAAATAAGACAAAAAGATAGATAA
- a CDS encoding cytochrome C, which produces MKNLVLKIAQIVFLITIPIISFAQDDHGKGKASMVAVEGGDSCIKCHSGIESIRDDKSDMMQQILAIGQSLGDSAGCVVCHGGNPEKGTAKAAHEGAPVDHAGGLDTFVRDPGSMWVVDKTCGICHSDTIANTKKSLMATEAGKIQGNLHSWGSEPTKKVKYANYDVKDEDGKEPAWGTKVYKDYMVKMIDKYPDQFPTELKQLPLPAEGPQDFTGKNKDEIGYMASITYQRSDCQRCHIGVRGRKGRGDWRGMGCSSCHIPYSNEGLYEGKDPTIDKKEPGHLLVHMIQSSREAKVKTPSSVEFSGIHPETCNSCHNRGKRIGVSYVGLMEQPYGSPLTEDGDSQSKHHGKRYKHLKEDLHFEAGMTCQDCHTSVDMHGDGTLFGTTLGQVEIECSDCHGTNDKFPWELKIGRGEKFDIKLSNEERSVVQELPYFMTQGTVYDKQDGYLLSARGNPLGNVIKVKNEDKVIAHLASGKDLEVPLLKHKAKHDFWKSLDADIAMNKVQSHMDKLECYSCHADWAPQCYGCHVKVDYSNGKTATDWIASGSTSFKNGETSESVLGTKGKKLFGKPSETRSYLRWEDPILGINGEGLVSPIIPGCQVTYTVIGPDGETLILNKQARVPDGPKGSLVAGTDMSPAQPHTTGKKARTCESCHTNPKALGYGINDGDFMTKQDKDIYIDIQDLRTGEFVPSNKKVQMKAIPGMDYDWSQVVTRDGKQLQTVGTHWPSSRPLDQSMRDTMEKVGLCVGCHQNMDNKKLWDRLNSDKKLNAQEHIEKMNDIIKNTVK; this is translated from the coding sequence ATGAAAAATTTGGTATTAAAAATAGCACAAATTGTTTTTTTAATCACTATACCAATTATCTCTTTTGCTCAAGATGATCATGGAAAAGGTAAAGCCTCAATGGTCGCTGTTGAGGGCGGGGATTCCTGTATTAAGTGCCATAGTGGCATTGAATCGATTAGGGATGATAAGTCTGATATGATGCAGCAAATTTTAGCTATTGGCCAGTCTCTTGGAGATAGTGCAGGGTGTGTTGTTTGTCATGGCGGTAATCCTGAAAAAGGAACTGCAAAAGCAGCCCATGAGGGTGCACCGGTGGATCATGCTGGAGGATTAGATACATTTGTTAGAGATCCTGGATCAATGTGGGTTGTCGATAAAACTTGTGGTATATGTCACTCAGATACAATAGCAAATACTAAAAAATCATTAATGGCTACTGAAGCTGGTAAAATCCAGGGGAATTTACATTCATGGGGAAGTGAGCCAACTAAAAAGGTTAAATATGCAAATTATGATGTAAAAGATGAAGATGGAAAAGAGCCGGCTTGGGGAACAAAGGTATATAAGGACTATATGGTTAAAATGATTGATAAGTATCCAGACCAATTTCCAACCGAACTTAAACAACTACCATTGCCAGCAGAAGGTCCACAAGATTTTACTGGAAAAAATAAAGATGAAATTGGATATATGGCTTCTATAACATATCAAAGATCTGATTGTCAAAGATGCCATATAGGCGTAAGAGGTAGAAAAGGAAGAGGTGACTGGAGAGGTATGGGATGTTCTTCTTGTCATATTCCTTATAGTAATGAGGGTTTATATGAGGGAAAAGATCCTACTATAGACAAAAAAGAGCCCGGACATTTATTAGTTCATATGATCCAAAGTTCAAGAGAGGCTAAAGTAAAAACTCCTTCAAGTGTAGAATTTAGTGGAATCCACCCAGAAACCTGTAATAGTTGTCACAATAGAGGAAAGAGAATTGGTGTATCATATGTTGGTCTAATGGAGCAACCTTATGGATCACCATTAACTGAAGATGGAGATTCTCAATCCAAGCATCATGGCAAAAGATATAAACACTTAAAAGAAGACTTGCATTTTGAGGCCGGAATGACTTGCCAAGATTGTCATACATCAGTTGATATGCATGGAGATGGAACGTTGTTTGGTACAACATTGGGACAGGTAGAAATAGAGTGTTCTGATTGTCATGGTACAAATGATAAATTTCCATGGGAGTTAAAAATTGGACGTGGAGAAAAATTTGATATTAAACTTTCAAATGAGGAAAGAAGTGTAGTTCAAGAATTGCCATATTTCATGACCCAAGGAACGGTATATGATAAACAAGATGGATATTTGTTATCAGCAAGGGGCAACCCTCTTGGTAATGTTATAAAAGTCAAGAATGAAGATAAAGTTATAGCTCATTTGGCTTCTGGAAAAGATCTTGAAGTTCCTTTATTGAAACATAAGGCAAAACATGATTTTTGGAAATCTTTAGATGCTGATATAGCAATGAATAAAGTTCAATCACATATGGATAAGCTCGAGTGTTATTCATGTCATGCTGATTGGGCTCCACAATGTTATGGATGTCATGTTAAAGTTGATTATAGCAATGGCAAAACTGCTACCGATTGGATAGCATCTGGTTCTACTAGTTTTAAAAATGGTGAAACATCTGAATCAGTTCTTGGAACAAAAGGTAAAAAGCTATTTGGTAAACCGAGCGAAACTAGGTCTTATCTTAGATGGGAAGATCCAATACTAGGAATAAATGGCGAAGGGCTTGTGAGCCCAATAATACCAGGTTGTCAAGTTACTTATACAGTAATTGGACCAGATGGTGAGACGTTAATTCTTAATAAACAAGCTAGAGTTCCAGATGGACCAAAAGGCTCTTTAGTTGCAGGAACAGATATGTCTCCAGCGCAACCTCATACAACAGGTAAAAAAGCTAGGACTTGTGAGTCTTGTCATACTAATCCTAAAGCTTTGGGATATGGAATTAATGATGGTGATTTTATGACTAAGCAAGATAAGGATATTTATATAGATATTCAAGATTTAAGAACAGGTGAATTTGTACCATCTAATAAAAAAGTTCAGATGAAAGCTATTCCTGGTATGGATTATGATTGGTCACAAGTTGTTACCAGGGATGGAAAACAACTTCAAACAGTTGGTACTCATTGGCCATCTTCTAGGCCTCTTGACCAAAGTATGAGAGATACTATGGAGAAGGTTGGGTTGTGTGTTGGTTGTCATCAAAACATGGATAATAAAAAACTATGGGATAGGTTAAACTCAGATAAAAAATTAAATGCACAAGAGCATATTGAAAAGATGAATGATATAATCAAGAACACAGTAAAGTAA
- a CDS encoding response regulator transcription factor translates to MKILLLEDDDFICEQVKNYFELNGHRVDFYNDGQTLLDNADLTIYDIFLLDINTPIKNGIETLKQIRKTSDTPAIYLTAMNDLENVKEGYSAGCNDYVRKPFMFEELELRINKLMHKDSAKIMDITNNYSFDLNSMQLYYKEEIVELNSQEKELLYLLVKNIGTAMSPEVIINYVWEGKDICDNTLRTKIKKLREKLRENFIINVRNIGYKIEKYA, encoded by the coding sequence ATGAAAATACTTTTACTAGAAGATGATGATTTTATTTGCGAACAGGTAAAAAACTATTTTGAACTAAATGGTCACCGTGTGGACTTTTATAATGATGGTCAAACACTGCTTGATAATGCTGATTTAACCATATATGATATATTTTTACTAGATATCAACACACCTATAAAAAATGGCATAGAAACTCTAAAACAGATAAGAAAAACAAGCGACACGCCAGCCATTTATCTAACTGCTATGAATGATTTAGAAAATGTAAAAGAGGGTTATAGTGCAGGCTGTAATGATTATGTTAGAAAACCCTTTATGTTTGAGGAACTAGAACTTAGGATAAACAAACTTATGCACAAAGATAGTGCAAAGATTATGGATATTACAAATAACTATTCATTTGATTTAAACTCAATGCAACTGTATTATAAAGAAGAGATTGTTGAGCTAAATTCTCAAGAAAAAGAGCTACTTTATCTACTTGTAAAAAATATAGGCACAGCAATGAGCCCAGAAGTTATAATAAACTATGTATGGGAAGGTAAGGATATTTGCGATAATACATTAAGAACTAAGATTAAAAAATTAAGAGAAAAATTAAGGGAAAATTTTATAATTAATGTTAGAAATATAGGCTACAAGATAGAAAAATATGCCTGA
- a CDS encoding sensor histidine kinase has product MPEIEKLSKEHKKFGFKLFLSYITFTILLIISITIIHIHLSNDLNLRDFEREAALQSSEKKKEFDTFFKKKADSVLAIAKNEYFLNFIEDNSYEYYIDLLLLTIMDANKDYMQLRFLDKNGVEKIRFERDNQYDEPYKNLNLQDKSNRYYFTSSKDIPNHAVWFSPIDLNIEHGKIEKPNKAVARVATPIYIKAKFQGILIINIFIQDLLESITKSTIYDMYITDMNGYYIKHKNKEHDWSFYDSKHRLEDDLTTKMVENINKNKQKAKVLSDTIYIQPLNLGKQKLNLLLIKSEKSKQELTDNNNKMVVAILIFSFFMSIIFSMIFSSPLKKMYEIVVLQAQKLRELAINLDKKVQIESLKNAKKDRLLQHQNKLVELGDMIGNIAHQWRHPITRLSLTLQNLKEFQAKGKLKDELLEKSLDTSMHQIEFMSNTIDNFKDFYRSDTVKKEFFVQNAIDSILKIIGPTLKHNNIKINIYDKQHTSIYGNKNEFSQVLMNLIVNSKDAFVDKQIKSPNIDINIEKINTQIQIQISDNAGGIDEKIIPHIFDPYFTTKEKKGTGIGLYLAKAIIEEKMQGKILVQNRQDGVAFTIILKQ; this is encoded by the coding sequence ATGCCTGAAATAGAAAAATTATCAAAAGAGCATAAGAAATTTGGATTTAAGCTATTTTTATCCTATATAACTTTTACAATACTACTTATAATCTCCATTACCATTATACATATACATCTCTCAAATGACTTAAATTTGCGTGATTTTGAAAGAGAAGCTGCTTTGCAAAGTAGTGAAAAGAAAAAAGAGTTTGATACTTTTTTCAAGAAAAAGGCTGACTCTGTTTTAGCAATTGCCAAAAATGAGTATTTTTTAAATTTCATAGAAGATAACTCGTATGAATACTACATAGACCTGCTTTTGCTAACTATAATGGATGCAAACAAAGACTATATGCAGTTAAGATTTCTTGATAAAAATGGTGTTGAAAAAATACGATTTGAAAGAGATAATCAATATGATGAGCCATATAAAAATCTAAATTTACAAGACAAATCAAACCGCTACTATTTTACAAGCTCAAAAGATATCCCAAACCATGCTGTTTGGTTTTCTCCAATTGATTTAAACATAGAGCATGGCAAGATTGAAAAGCCAAACAAAGCAGTTGCTAGAGTTGCAACTCCTATCTACATAAAAGCTAAATTTCAAGGAATTTTGATAATAAATATATTTATCCAAGACCTCTTAGAGAGCATAACAAAATCTACAATTTATGATATGTATATAACTGACATGAACGGATACTACATAAAGCACAAAAACAAAGAGCACGACTGGTCTTTTTATGACTCAAAACATAGACTTGAAGATGATTTAACAACTAAAATGGTTGAAAATATAAATAAAAACAAGCAAAAAGCTAAAGTGCTTAGCGACACAATCTACATACAGCCTCTAAATTTAGGAAAACAAAAGCTAAATCTGCTTCTTATAAAAAGTGAAAAATCAAAACAAGAGCTAACAGATAATAACAATAAAATGGTAGTAGCAATTTTGATATTTTCCTTTTTTATGTCAATCATCTTTAGTATGATTTTTTCAAGCCCTTTAAAAAAGATGTATGAAATAGTCGTTTTACAAGCACAAAAACTAAGGGAACTAGCTATAAATTTAGACAAAAAAGTGCAGATAGAGAGTCTAAAAAACGCAAAAAAAGATAGACTTTTACAGCATCAAAACAAATTAGTTGAACTAGGCGATATGATAGGAAATATAGCCCACCAATGGAGGCATCCAATTACAAGACTCTCTCTAACTTTGCAAAATTTAAAGGAATTTCAAGCAAAGGGAAAACTAAAAGATGAACTTTTAGAAAAGTCCTTAGATACATCTATGCACCAGATTGAATTTATGTCAAATACCATTGATAACTTTAAAGATTTTTACAGAAGTGATACTGTTAAAAAAGAGTTTTTTGTGCAAAATGCAATTGATTCTATTTTAAAAATAATAGGACCAACTCTAAAACATAACAACATTAAAATAAACATTTATGACAAACAGCATACTTCCATTTATGGTAACAAAAATGAGTTTTCCCAAGTTTTGATGAATCTAATAGTAAATTCCAAAGATGCCTTTGTAGACAAACAGATAAAATCACCAAATATAGATATAAATATAGAAAAAATAAACACCCAAATTCAAATTCAAATCTCAGATAACGCAGGCGGTATAGATGAAAAAATCATACCACATATATTTGATCCATATTTTACAACTAAAGAGAAAAAAGGCACTGGTATAGGGCTTTACCTAGCTAAAGCAATTATAGAGGAGAAAATGCAGGGCAAAATTTTAGTCCAAAACCGACAAGATGGCGTTGCTTTTACCATTATTTTAAAGCAGTGA
- a CDS encoding type I restriction-modification system subunit M — translation MGENNLVSKVWNYASVLRDSGVNYTEYVSQLTYLIFLKMDDERVKNLNSVSKIPKDCSWEYIKSLDGESLESAYTNALATLSKMDGIIGTIYQKAQNKINEPAKLKRIVSMINDETWMGLDVDVKGVIYEGLLQKNATESKSGAGQYFTPRALINTIVEVMRPNIDDSIRDPACGTGGFLLAAYEYMKKQSKDKEKLSNLKQNLSGTDISPLVVSLCAMNLYLHDIGVDTSPVKAGDSLLSLGETRYDMVLTNPPFGKKSSTKVMDSDGGVSVEKDSYERDDFIISTSNKQINFLQHIMSILKIGGRAAVVLPDNVLFEGGAGEKVRQRLLSSFRLHTILRLPTGIFYAQGVKANVLFFDKTTITSNEYATKEIWIYDFRTNQNFTLVTNPLKQSDLKDFIKCYNSKDITKRKESEKFKKFSIDEVLSREKTNLDITWLKDDSFQDLENLPEPKFVLDEILQNLQSALDEFKKIDV, via the coding sequence ATGGGTGAAAACAACTTAGTAAGCAAAGTTTGGAACTATGCAAGCGTATTAAGAGATAGTGGGGTAAATTATACAGAATATGTATCGCAACTTACCTATCTTATATTTTTAAAGATGGATGATGAGAGAGTTAAAAATTTAAACTCAGTTTCCAAAATACCAAAAGATTGCTCTTGGGAGTATATAAAATCTCTTGATGGTGAAAGTCTAGAGAGTGCTTATACAAATGCTCTTGCAACTCTTTCTAAAATGGATGGAATTATAGGTACTATATACCAAAAAGCACAAAATAAGATAAATGAGCCAGCAAAGTTAAAAAGAATTGTGAGTATGATAAACGATGAGACTTGGATGGGGCTTGATGTGGATGTAAAAGGTGTGATATATGAGGGATTACTTCAAAAAAATGCAACTGAGAGTAAAAGTGGTGCTGGGCAGTATTTCACGCCTAGGGCTTTGATAAACACGATAGTTGAAGTAATGAGACCAAATATAGATGACAGTATTCGCGACCCTGCTTGTGGAACAGGTGGATTTTTACTTGCTGCTTATGAATATATGAAAAAACAGAGCAAAGATAAGGAGAAATTATCTAATTTAAAACAAAATTTAAGTGGAACTGATATATCTCCACTTGTGGTTAGTTTATGTGCTATGAATTTGTATTTGCATGACATAGGTGTGGATACAAGTCCAGTAAAAGCAGGAGATTCTTTACTTAGTTTAGGCGAAACAAGGTATGATATGGTTCTTACAAATCCACCTTTTGGTAAAAAGTCTTCAACAAAAGTTATGGATAGTGATGGCGGAGTTAGTGTAGAAAAAGATAGTTATGAAAGAGATGATTTTATCATAAGCACATCAAACAAACAGATAAATTTTTTACAACATATAATGAGCATTTTGAAAATAGGTGGCAGAGCAGCTGTAGTGCTTCCTGATAATGTACTATTTGAGGGAGGAGCTGGAGAAAAAGTAAGACAAAGGCTCCTTAGTAGTTTTAGATTGCATACTATTTTAAGGCTTCCAACTGGTATATTTTATGCACAAGGGGTTAAGGCAAATGTTTTGTTTTTTGATAAAACTACTATAACTAGTAATGAGTATGCGACAAAAGAAATTTGGATATATGATTTTCGCACTAATCAAAATTTTACACTTGTAACAAACCCTTTAAAACAAAGCGATTTAAAAGATTTTATAAAATGTTACAACTCAAAAGATATAACTAAACGCAAGGAGAGTGAGAAATTTAAAAAGTTTAGCATTGATGAAGTATTATCAAGAGAAAAAACAAATCTTGACATAACTTGGCTTAAAGACGACTCTTTTCAGGATTTAGAAAATTTACCCGAGCCAAAATTCGTGTTAGATGAAATTTTACAGAATTTACAAAGTGCTTTAGATGAGTTTAAAAAAATAGATGTTTAG
- a CDS encoding restriction endonuclease subunit S, with product MNNIPKHWQIKKLGEVFNIYRGGSPRPIKDFLTDDKDGINWIKIGDVDNGSKYITKTKQKIIKSGLQKSREVNAGDLLLTNSMSYGRPYISKIKGAIHDGWLVFYPKIDICKNYVFYFFTSFKTYENLSSLAVGSTVKNLQIKFIENLEIPLPPLDEQNKIVEKIEDCFEKIDFAILKLEKSKELIKTYKQSVLSDAFNGKLINSNSKHWQIKKLGEVFNIYRGGSPRPIKDFLTDDKDGINWIKIGDVDNGSKYITKTKQKIIKSGLQKSREVNAGDLLLTNSMSYGRPYISKIKGAIHDGWLVFYPKIDICKNYVFYFFTSFKTYENLSSLAVGSTVKNLQIKFIENLEIPLPPLDEQNKIVLEIEKRFKVADSTLSLIEENLQKAKVLKQSILQKAFNGELVKD from the coding sequence ATGAATAACATTCCAAAACATTGGCAGATTAAAAAGCTTGGGGAAGTTTTTAATATTTATCGCGGAGGTTCCCCACGCCCTATAAAAGATTTTTTAACAGATGATAAAGATGGTATTAATTGGATAAAAATTGGAGATGTTGATAATGGCTCAAAATACATAACTAAAACAAAACAAAAAATTATAAAAAGTGGTTTGCAAAAAAGCAGAGAAGTAAATGCAGGGGATTTGCTTTTAACAAATTCTATGAGTTATGGTAGACCATATATATCTAAAATAAAAGGAGCAATTCACGATGGCTGGCTTGTGTTCTATCCAAAAATAGATATATGTAAAAACTATGTTTTTTATTTTTTTACTAGCTTTAAAACTTATGAAAATTTATCTAGTTTAGCTGTTGGGTCTACAGTAAAAAACTTACAGATAAAGTTCATAGAAAATCTTGAAATTCCACTTCCTCCACTTGATGAGCAAAATAAAATTGTTGAAAAAATAGAAGATTGTTTTGAAAAGATTGATTTTGCTATTTTAAAACTTGAAAAATCAAAAGAGCTTATAAAAACATACAAGCAATCAGTATTAAGCGATGCATTTAATGGTAAATTGATAAATTCAAATTCAAAACATTGGCAGATTAAAAAGCTTGGGGAAGTTTTTAATATTTATCGCGGAGGTTCCCCACGCCCTATAAAAGATTTTTTAACAGATGATAAAGATGGTATTAATTGGATAAAAATTGGAGATGTTGATAATGGCTCAAAATACATAACTAAAACAAAACAAAAAATTATAAAAAGTGGTTTGCAAAAAAGCAGAGAAGTAAATGCAGGGGATTTGCTTTTAACAAATTCTATGAGTTATGGTAGACCATATATATCTAAAATAAAAGGAGCAATTCACGATGGCTGGCTTGTGTTCTATCCAAAAATAGATATATGTAAAAACTATGTTTTTTATTTTTTTACTAGCTTTAAAACTTATGAAAATTTATCTAGTTTAGCTGTTGGGTCTACAGTAAAAAACTTACAGATAAAGTTCATAGAAAATCTTGAAATTCCACTTCCTCCACTTGATGAGCAAAATAAAATAGTTTTAGAAATAGAAAAAAGGTTTAAAGTTGCAGATAGCACATTAAGCTTGATAGAAGAAAATTTACAAAAAGCAAAAGTCTTAAAACAAAGTATTTTACAAAAAGCTTTTAATGGTGAGTTAGTAAAGGATTAA